The Methanosphaera stadtmanae DSM 3091 genome includes a window with the following:
- the ehbF gene encoding energy conserving hydrogenase EhbF, which produces MDGTIFLPLMVIIPIICAILVNLLHGSEKITKVLAVITAICLPIVPLVATYGNHFFGGYKPLAAGGLAVQLPALSKAIISGSVLELFHPAITYAFGPGQQVVAFILGIVAMCAVFISIAETKKTSGVYLYLLFMLSAALMAFVLTDDIFHLYVFFEIAALVQVGLILVSRVRGNYVTGLKYMLLGEIGGSFMLLGIALLLGLTGNVNITDIVMMIHNGAVDPTNPVLLFAAGMLIYGWLYATGLPPFNAIKSEIYSKGLPSGSVLLQSFSVIGCISIGLVLIRIFGYLPSVQMAILAVSVLAMILGISMAMVQDDYKRIIAYLAVGELGYIGVGLGLGTPYSITAGLFQAVNELVVTSFLFVGFGLVLYKTRTSKISKLGGLLEHMPVAALLIVLAGFIMAGVPPFNVFQSKYMLCQAALSAGIPELAIIMIILSIVTFLAFLKITYAMFLRPKPDDLEVSSAKVPKTTMAIMVFFLIICLIIGLCPDLVVNRLGVMAFSALIM; this is translated from the coding sequence ATGGATGGAACTATCTTTTTACCATTAATGGTTATTATACCAATAATTTGTGCTATATTAGTTAACCTATTACATGGTTCTGAAAAAATAACAAAAGTATTGGCAGTTATTACTGCTATTTGTTTACCAATAGTACCATTAGTAGCAACATATGGAAACCATTTCTTTGGAGGATATAAACCTCTAGCAGCTGGTGGATTAGCAGTTCAATTACCTGCATTATCTAAAGCAATAATTTCTGGATCAGTTCTAGAATTATTCCACCCAGCAATTACATATGCATTTGGACCTGGACAACAAGTAGTTGCATTTATATTAGGTATAGTTGCAATGTGTGCAGTATTCATATCCATTGCAGAAACTAAGAAAACATCTGGAGTATACTTATATTTATTATTCATGCTCTCAGCAGCATTAATGGCATTTGTATTAACAGATGATATATTCCACTTATATGTATTCTTTGAAATAGCAGCTCTTGTTCAAGTAGGTTTAATACTCGTATCAAGAGTAAGAGGAAATTATGTAACTGGTTTAAAATACATGTTACTTGGAGAAATAGGCGGTTCCTTCATGTTATTGGGTATTGCTTTATTACTTGGATTAACAGGTAACGTAAACATAACTGATATTGTAATGATGATACACAATGGAGCAGTAGATCCAACAAACCCAGTATTATTATTTGCAGCAGGTATGTTAATTTATGGTTGGTTATATGCAACAGGATTACCACCATTCAATGCAATTAAATCAGAAATTTACAGTAAAGGTTTACCTAGTGGATCAGTATTATTACAATCATTCTCTGTAATAGGTTGTATATCCATAGGTTTAGTATTAATTAGAATATTTGGATATTTACCATCAGTACAAATGGCAATACTTGCAGTATCTGTACTTGCAATGATTTTAGGTATAAGTATGGCTATGGTGCAAGATGATTACAAACGTATCATCGCATACTTAGCTGTTGGTGAATTAGGTTATATTGGTGTAGGACTAGGATTAGGAACTCCATACAGTATAACAGCAGGATTATTCCAAGCAGTAAATGAATTAGTAGTAACTTCATTCTTGTTTGTAGGATTTGGTTTAGTATTATACAAAACAAGAACAAGTAAAATCAGTAAACTTGGTGGATTATTAGAACATATGCCTGTAGCAGCATTATTAATTGTACTTGCAGGATTTATAATGGCTGGAGTACCTCCATTCAATGTATTCCAAAGTAAATACATGTTATGTCAAGCTGCATTAAGTGCAGGAATACCAGAACTTGCAATAATTATGATTATATTAAGTATTGTAACTTTCTTAGCATTCTTAAAAATCACATATGCAATGTTCCTTAGACCAAAACCAGATGATTTAGAAGTATCTTCTGCAAAAGTTCCTAAAACAACTATGGCAATAATGGTATTCTTCTTAATTATTTGTTTAATTATAGGTTTATGTCCTGATTTAGTAGTAAATAGACTTGGAGTCATGGCTTTTTCCGCTTTAATAATGTAA
- a CDS encoding cation:proton antiporter subunit C, giving the protein MLSVQLGALITAALLMIMGTVALVYLDNVVKKIIGAAFIGDGVNLLLISLGYKVNGITYIFLQNMEVNNFLGQASYPLPFALVLTSIVIGASTLAVMLAMTVVLYKRHGTLSASVLLNDKRFGEDNNE; this is encoded by the coding sequence ATGTTATCAGTACAATTAGGAGCTTTAATTACAGCAGCACTTTTAATGATTATGGGTACAGTAGCATTAGTTTATCTAGATAATGTTGTTAAGAAAATTATTGGGGCTGCATTTATAGGTGATGGTGTAAATTTATTATTAATTTCATTAGGTTACAAAGTTAACGGAATTACATATATCTTTTTACAAAATATGGAAGTAAATAACTTCTTAGGTCAAGCATCATATCCATTACCATTTGCATTAGTACTTACTAGTATTGTAATTGGAGCAAGTACACTTGCTGTAATGTTAGCAATGACAGTAGTATTATATAAAAGACATGGTACTTTAAGTGCATCCGTTCTTTTAAATGATAAAAGATTTGGAGAGGATAATAATGAATAG
- a CDS encoding DUF4040 domain-containing protein gives MADINLIIQNAVPWILYLFAILGAFVCLIQKDLIKMAVLTSITGFILAAIYQVLLAPDVALTQAVVGAAIVPTLVALTILKTREQPVSKEEGDS, from the coding sequence ATGGCAGATATAAATTTAATAATACAAAATGCAGTACCTTGGATTTTATATTTATTTGCAATATTAGGTGCATTTGTTTGTTTAATTCAAAAAGATTTAATTAAAATGGCTGTATTAACTAGTATTACTGGTTTTATTTTAGCAGCAATTTATCAAGTTTTATTAGCACCCGATGTAGCATTAACACAAGCTGTAGTGGGAGCAGCTATTGTACCAACATTAGTAGCTCTTACAATTCTTAAAACAAGAGAACAACCTGTATCAAAAGAGGAAGGTGATTCCTAA
- a CDS encoding monovalent cation/H+ antiporter subunit G (subunit G of antiporter complex involved in resistance to high concentrations of Na+, K+, Li+ and/or alkali): MTEAALELTLNVDPVGLIIGLIFIICGIFVLITAKGLLCNTDDDVKYVVFGRLEMLGIVDMLGVLILILLGEPALGMTYFILAPFATHAIASGHFRGEQGEQ; this comes from the coding sequence ATGACTGAAGCAGCATTAGAACTTACTTTAAATGTAGATCCTGTTGGATTAATTATAGGGTTAATATTTATAATCTGCGGTATATTCGTTTTAATTACAGCAAAAGGACTATTATGTAATACCGATGACGATGTTAAATATGTCGTATTTGGAAGATTAGAAATGTTAGGTATTGTAGATATGCTTGGCGTGTTAATATTAATACTTCTTGGAGAACCAGCTTTAGGAATGACATACTTTATATTAGCACCATTTGCAACTCATGCAATAGCAAGTGGACACTTCCGTGGAGAACAGGGGGAGCAATAA
- a CDS encoding Na+/H+ antiporter subunit E: MFLTRIIYGIEFFVVLVVEIIKAILDTSICCLKGDVDPIVVKIKPDLERPVSLAILSNTITLTPGTITVSMDQEERVLTVSALTPRSTGDIIPLEPYIKKMLE, encoded by the coding sequence ATGTTTTTAACTAGAATAATCTACGGAATAGAATTTTTCGTAGTATTAGTAGTCGAAATAATTAAAGCAATACTTGACACAAGTATTTGCTGTCTCAAGGGCGATGTTGATCCTATAGTTGTAAAGATTAAACCTGATCTTGAAAGACCAGTATCTCTTGCAATACTATCAAATACTATCACATTAACACCTGGTACTATCACTGTTAGTATGGATCAAGAAGAACGTGTTTTAACAGTTTCAGCTTTAACACCTCGTTCAACTGGAGATATTATCCCTCTTGAGCCATATATTAAGAAAATGTTAGAATAA
- a CDS encoding metal-dependent hydrolase has product MSNYRNHAIAGILFALPFAPSLFYLFFALLGASIPDMDHVNNKNKVVVMFIIGVILAVALSVYDKLPLSAMIIILVAGIFYVSKHRGFTHTLLGVSVLSFLFTLIVMGFIPFINKLLIVSNIAWPSSILLFVVMILVGYFIVSRKYLLWYVLLVGIYLFLFPVDYGNIGSSNVFLMFFIGAISHIILDLWTPAGLCLFIPVSYKKYHRSMALLLILIWIICSLHYITVNGSLLTNFTSIFKYA; this is encoded by the coding sequence ATGTCAAATTATAGAAATCATGCAATAGCAGGTATATTATTTGCACTTCCATTTGCTCCTTCACTTTTCTATTTGTTTTTTGCTCTACTTGGAGCATCTATACCAGATATGGATCATGTTAATAATAAAAATAAGGTTGTGGTGATGTTTATTATTGGTGTGATTCTTGCTGTGGCCTTGTCAGTTTATGATAAACTCCCATTATCTGCTATGATTATTATCTTAGTTGCAGGTATTTTTTATGTTTCTAAGCATAGGGGATTTACACATACATTGCTTGGTGTTAGTGTATTATCATTTCTATTTACATTGATTGTTATGGGTTTTATTCCATTTATTAATAAGTTGCTTATAGTTTCTAATATTGCTTGGCCAAGTAGTATTTTATTATTTGTTGTAATGATACTTGTTGGTTATTTTATTGTTAGTAGAAAGTATCTTTTATGGTATGTGTTACTAGTTGGAATTTATTTATTTTTATTTCCAGTGGATTATGGTAATATTGGTAGTAGTAATGTATTTTTAATGTTTTTTATTGGTGCTATTAGTCATATTATCTTGGATTTATGGACTCCAGCTGGACTTTGCTTGTTTATACCAGTTAGTTATAAAAAGTATCATAGATCTATGGCTTTGTTATTAATATTAATTTGGATTATCTGTTCGTTGCATTATATAACAGTGAATGGTTCGTTATTAACTAATTTTACTTCAATTTTTAAGTATGCCTAA
- a CDS encoding argininosuccinate synthase: MEKVVLAFSGGLDTSVCVKLLQEKYNMEVITACVDVGQPEDEIKKPEAAAQKIGSDKHYTIDAKDEFAKEYAFRCIKTNSLYEGYPLSTAYARPLIAKKIVEIAKKENASTIAHGCTGKGNDQFRFEATIRSESDLDIVAPVRDYNLTRTEEQDYAREHGIPLPSEKIYSIDENLWGRSIEGGLLENPATAAPEEIYEWTKSTVDAPETPQIVKIEFVNGEPVKINDEELEPVALIRKANEIAGNNGIGRIDMVEDRIIGLKSRENYETPGAILLITAHAALEKLIFSREEIKFAENLSQKYAELVYNGLWNEPLREDLDVVNDHMQQRVTGTVEVRLHKGSMKVITKESPYALYNEENVSFEDKGIDQREMIGMVKYYDLQGAEYSKVKRE, from the coding sequence ATGGAAAAAGTAGTATTAGCATTCAGTGGAGGATTAGACACCTCAGTATGTGTTAAATTATTACAAGAAAAATATAATATGGAAGTTATCACAGCATGTGTAGATGTAGGACAACCAGAAGATGAAATTAAAAAACCAGAAGCAGCAGCTCAAAAAATTGGTTCAGACAAACACTACACAATAGATGCAAAAGATGAATTTGCAAAAGAATATGCATTCAGATGTATAAAAACAAATTCATTATATGAAGGATACCCATTAAGTACAGCATATGCAAGACCATTAATTGCAAAAAAAATAGTTGAAATAGCAAAAAAAGAAAATGCTTCAACAATTGCACATGGATGTACTGGAAAAGGAAACGATCAATTCAGATTTGAAGCAACCATCAGATCAGAATCTGATCTAGACATAGTTGCTCCTGTACGTGATTATAACCTAACAAGAACAGAAGAACAAGACTATGCACGAGAACATGGAATACCTCTTCCATCGGAAAAAATATACAGTATAGATGAAAACCTATGGGGTAGATCAATAGAAGGAGGATTACTTGAAAATCCTGCAACAGCTGCACCAGAAGAAATATATGAATGGACAAAATCCACAGTAGATGCACCAGAAACTCCACAAATTGTTAAAATAGAATTTGTTAATGGAGAACCTGTAAAAATCAATGATGAAGAATTAGAACCTGTAGCTCTTATTAGAAAAGCAAATGAAATTGCTGGTAACAATGGAATTGGTAGAATAGATATGGTTGAAGACAGAATTATTGGTCTTAAATCAAGAGAAAACTATGAAACACCAGGCGCTATTCTTCTTATAACAGCACATGCTGCTCTTGAAAAATTAATATTCAGTAGAGAAGAAATTAAATTTGCAGAAAACTTAAGTCAAAAATATGCTGAATTAGTATATAATGGTCTTTGGAATGAACCATTAAGAGAAGATCTTGATGTTGTAAATGATCATATGCAACAAAGAGTAACAGGTACTGTTGAAGTAAGATTACATAAAGGTTCAATGAAAGTTATTACAAAAGAATCTCCTTATGCATTATATAATGAAGAAAATGTATCATTTGAAGATAAAGGAATTGATCAAAGAGAAATGATTGGTATGGTAAAATACTACGATCTTCAAGGTGCAGAATACTCTAAAGTAAAAAGAGAATAG
- a CDS encoding NAD(P)/FAD-dependent oxidoreductase, whose amino-acid sequence MNIVVIGGGASGLTTASNIRKYNKDVQIIVFTTQKNVAYSPCAIPYVIGGHIDSFDDIIMHKPEEYMSKDIRIMTESRVTEIDHDNTEITYEDKDGNKQNIKYDKLVIATGGKPLMPPIPGKDLEGVFKVRTIEDGEEILAYSEKSKNVVLVGGGAIGLELGSELAHKGLNVTIAEMMPQLFPRSFDKEMSDKFQEHLQGKNIKILTGSAVESINGETKVESVTIDGEVQPADMVILSTGVRPQTELAESIGCELGKFAIKVNSHMETSVENVYAVGDCVEVIDAITGQITLSPLGTTAVRQGIILAKHLTGHEIEFKPVLNSTVSQIGIMEMGAVGITQQSAQKEGIDVVVSNIDTLSRARYYPGSKPLHIKLISKLDGTIIGCQMFGQEAVAERVDTMTAIMSQKLKCDEVVSMVIDPIAQAAANCLEQIEAIESEINSSCCEVKEESTDAEEDKPVDDTSENLSFTESLRAQGLIQK is encoded by the coding sequence TTGAATATAGTAGTTATAGGCGGAGGAGCCTCTGGATTAACAACAGCATCCAATATAAGAAAATACAATAAAGATGTTCAAATAATAGTGTTTACAACACAGAAAAATGTTGCATATTCTCCTTGTGCAATTCCATATGTAATTGGTGGACATATTGATAGCTTTGATGATATTATTATGCACAAACCAGAAGAATACATGAGTAAAGATATTAGAATCATGACAGAATCTCGTGTAACAGAAATAGATCATGATAATACTGAAATTACATATGAAGATAAAGATGGAAACAAACAAAATATTAAATATGATAAATTAGTAATAGCAACTGGTGGAAAACCATTAATGCCTCCAATTCCAGGTAAGGATTTAGAAGGGGTATTTAAAGTAAGGACAATAGAAGATGGAGAAGAAATATTAGCATATTCTGAAAAATCTAAAAATGTAGTTCTTGTTGGTGGGGGAGCAATAGGATTAGAACTTGGTTCTGAATTAGCTCATAAAGGATTAAATGTAACAATTGCAGAAATGATGCCACAATTATTCCCTAGATCATTTGATAAAGAAATGTCTGATAAATTCCAAGAACACCTTCAAGGAAAAAATATTAAAATACTCACAGGTTCTGCAGTAGAATCAATTAATGGAGAAACAAAAGTAGAATCAGTAACTATTGATGGTGAAGTACAACCTGCTGACATGGTTATATTATCAACAGGAGTAAGACCACAAACAGAACTTGCAGAAAGTATTGGCTGTGAATTAGGAAAATTTGCAATTAAAGTAAATTCTCATATGGAAACGTCTGTGGAAAATGTTTATGCTGTAGGAGACTGTGTTGAAGTAATTGATGCAATAACAGGTCAAATTACACTATCTCCACTTGGAACTACAGCTGTAAGACAGGGTATTATCTTAGCTAAACATTTAACAGGTCATGAAATTGAATTTAAACCAGTTTTAAACTCAACAGTATCTCAAATTGGTATTATGGAAATGGGTGCAGTTGGAATAACACAACAAAGTGCACAAAAAGAAGGTATTGATGTTGTAGTAAGTAATATTGATACATTATCCAGAGCAAGATATTATCCTGGAAGTAAACCATTACACATTAAATTAATATCAAAATTAGATGGTACAATTATTGGTTGTCAAATGTTTGGTCAAGAAGCAGTAGCTGAAAGAGTAGATACAATGACAGCTATTATGTCACAGAAACTTAAATGTGATGAAGTAGTATCTATGGTAATAGATCCTATAGCTCAAGCAGCAGCTAATTGTCTTGAACAAATTGAAGCAATTGAATCTGAAATAAATTCTTCTTGTTGTGAAGTTAAAGAAGAATCTACTGATGCTGAAGAGGATAAACCTGTAGATGATACTTCAGAAAACTTATCTTTTACTGAAAGTCTTAGAGCACAGGGTTTAATTCAAAAATAA
- the cfbD gene encoding Ni-sirohydrochlorin a,c-diamide reductive cyclase catalytic subunit — MHPRPSPIAAALYTLRDLEVDVIIMHGPAGCCFRTGRLLEDEGIRVITTAMSENDFIFGAGEKLSKTIREVYETFKPENIGVVGTCASMIIGENMKKVVKEADVDSNIIVVETHGGFDSGDNTAGAILTLKAANKAELIDEDEVKRQTQMLQKATQLEKTRGMAKGEYIQPNYGDNKVKVANMIIDALNVNKKVSIVLNAKKETSYLFADIMSVPWSKYYPDNLPVFIANTDENIGLPYIKHHATVVNSNVDKKMDYITGGLDEYPVTGIKAQTILEDEDCDVTIVLGVPHAVDITKVPGKTIAVTDGPRLVKPLMDMGYDYVITELDAHSKTLGAKNIVESEFASTLRGLLE, encoded by the coding sequence ATACATCCAAGACCAAGTCCAATAGCAGCAGCACTATACACACTTCGAGATTTAGAAGTGGATGTGATTATAATGCATGGTCCTGCAGGCTGCTGTTTTAGAACAGGAAGATTACTTGAAGATGAGGGAATAAGAGTAATAACAACAGCTATGAGTGAGAATGATTTCATATTTGGTGCTGGTGAAAAATTATCTAAAACAATTAGAGAAGTCTATGAAACATTTAAACCAGAAAATATTGGAGTAGTTGGAACATGTGCTAGTATGATTATTGGGGAAAATATGAAAAAGGTTGTAAAGGAAGCAGATGTTGACTCTAATATAATAGTAGTGGAAACACATGGTGGATTTGATTCTGGAGATAATACTGCAGGAGCAATATTAACACTTAAAGCAGCAAATAAAGCTGAGTTAATTGATGAAGATGAAGTAAAACGACAAACTCAAATGTTACAAAAGGCTACTCAACTAGAAAAAACAAGGGGTATGGCTAAAGGTGAATATATTCAGCCAAATTATGGGGATAATAAGGTAAAAGTTGCAAATATGATTATTGATGCATTAAATGTAAATAAAAAAGTTTCAATTGTATTAAATGCTAAAAAAGAAACAAGTTATCTTTTTGCAGATATAATGTCTGTTCCATGGTCAAAGTATTATCCTGATAATCTACCTGTATTTATAGCCAATACAGATGAAAATATAGGACTTCCATATATAAAACATCATGCAACTGTTGTGAATAGTAATGTAGATAAAAAAATGGATTATATTACAGGTGGACTTGATGAATATCCAGTTACAGGTATTAAAGCACAAACTATACTTGAAGATGAGGATTGTGATGTTACAATAGTACTTGGAGTACCACATGCAGTTGATATAACAAAGGTACCTGGAAAAACAATAGCTGTTACTGATGGACCAAGACTTGTTAAACCATTAATGGATATGGGATATGATTATGTTATAACAGAGTTAGATGCACATTCTAAAACTCTTGGAGCAAAAAATATAGTTGAATCTGAATTTGCATCTACATTACGTGGTTTGTTAGAATAA
- a CDS encoding redox-regulated ATPase YchF — translation MLQIAVTGKPNVGKSSFFNSATLSEAEVANYPFTTIDANAAIAYVTAKCPCSELDVSCNPRTGKCEDGIRYIPVELIDVAGLVPGAHEGKGLGNKFLDDLSQARALIHIIDASGGTDEEGNPCEIGSHDPLDDVNFLKHEVTMWVYSILERNWPRLIRKVMSEHLNFAKVIADQLSGAGVFLDDVIEAERIMDDDYDKWEKDDILRFLDKLLELAKPIIIVANKIDTPQAEENINRLKQKYEKVIPTSAESELALVNATKAGLIKYKSGDDYFEIIDEENLSQKQKMALEYIDSNVLKKYGSTGIQETINTAVYDVLEEIVVYPVEDEHKYSDQKGNILPDALLIPKGSNPRDLAYCIHTDIGEGFTHAIDARKNMRISSEQELKQSDIISIISNK, via the coding sequence ATGTTACAAATAGCAGTAACTGGAAAACCAAATGTAGGTAAATCCTCATTTTTTAATTCAGCAACGTTATCAGAGGCAGAAGTTGCAAATTATCCATTTACAACAATAGATGCAAATGCAGCAATAGCTTATGTTACAGCAAAATGTCCATGTAGTGAATTGGATGTTTCATGTAATCCTCGTACTGGTAAATGTGAGGATGGGATAAGATATATTCCTGTGGAATTAATTGATGTTGCAGGATTAGTTCCTGGGGCACATGAAGGAAAAGGTTTAGGAAATAAATTTTTAGATGATTTAAGTCAAGCAAGGGCATTAATTCATATTATAGATGCATCTGGTGGAACAGATGAAGAAGGAAATCCATGTGAAATTGGAAGTCATGACCCATTAGATGATGTTAACTTTCTAAAACATGAGGTAACAATGTGGGTTTATTCAATATTAGAGAGAAATTGGCCAAGACTCATAAGAAAGGTAATGTCTGAACACTTAAACTTTGCAAAGGTTATTGCAGATCAATTAAGTGGCGCAGGAGTATTTCTTGATGATGTAATTGAAGCAGAAAGAATTATGGATGATGATTATGATAAATGGGAAAAAGATGATATTTTAAGATTTTTAGATAAATTACTTGAACTTGCAAAACCTATTATCATAGTTGCAAATAAGATAGATACTCCACAAGCAGAAGAAAACATTAATAGACTAAAACAGAAATATGAAAAAGTTATACCAACAAGTGCTGAATCAGAACTTGCTCTTGTAAATGCTACAAAGGCAGGATTAATAAAATATAAGTCAGGTGATGATTACTTTGAAATTATTGATGAAGAGAATCTATCACAAAAACAGAAAATGGCACTAGAATATATTGATAGTAATGTTCTAAAAAAATATGGTTCAACAGGTATTCAAGAAACTATAAATACTGCAGTATATGATGTTTTAGAAGAAATTGTAGTGTATCCTGTTGAAGATGAACATAAATATTCTGATCAGAAAGGAAATATTTTACCTGATGCACTTCTCATACCTAAAGGTTCCAATCCAAGGGATCTTGCATATTGTATACATACTGATATTGGTGAAGGTTTTACCCATGCAATTGATGCTAGAAAGAATATGAGAATATCAAGTGAACAGGAACTTAAACAATCAGATATTATCAGTATTATTTCAAATAAATAG
- a CDS encoding cobalt-precorrin-7 (C(5))-methyltransferase produces the protein MNKLNIVGIGPGAREYLTLNAVETIEKSDVLVGSKRSLELFDYLDAQMVVLEPRDIPNTVKKAVSYLDDGLNVSVLSTGDPGFSGMLKTIQRLSPNTKLNVIPGISSVQLASAKVEIPWDSANLITIHGGKAPTKDLLDKIDNNVPNIILPNRHISELAEYLIDNGFSPEHGITICEKLSYPDEQVVHVTLEEAKQMDFGYMCVVVV, from the coding sequence ATGAATAAATTAAATATTGTGGGAATAGGACCTGGAGCTAGAGAATACTTAACATTAAATGCTGTTGAAACCATAGAAAAATCAGATGTATTAGTAGGTAGTAAGAGATCTTTAGAGTTATTTGACTATCTTGATGCACAAATGGTTGTATTAGAGCCAAGAGATATTCCAAATACTGTGAAAAAGGCAGTATCATATCTTGATGATGGACTTAATGTATCTGTATTATCAACAGGTGATCCAGGTTTTTCTGGTATGTTAAAAACAATTCAAAGATTATCACCAAATACAAAACTAAATGTAATTCCAGGTATAAGTTCTGTTCAGTTAGCATCAGCAAAAGTTGAAATACCATGGGATAGTGCAAATTTAATAACAATTCATGGAGGAAAAGCACCTACAAAGGACTTGTTAGATAAAATTGATAATAATGTTCCAAATATAATTCTTCCAAATAGACATATTAGTGAACTTGCAGAATATCTTATAGATAATGGTTTTAGTCCAGAACATGGAATAACAATCTGTGAAAAACTAAGTTATCCAGATGAACAGGTGGTTCATGTAACACTTGAGGAAGCAAAACAGATGGACTTTGGATATATGTGTGTTGTGGTAGTTTAG